One stretch of Bactrocera tryoni isolate S06 unplaced genomic scaffold, CSIRO_BtryS06_freeze2 scaffold_7, whole genome shotgun sequence DNA includes these proteins:
- the LOC120781506 gene encoding uncharacterized protein LOC120781506 → MQKIAIIILLLLWLPIAMANLDVTNYTDTHTIILYKGIRKLQTSSIKLIHLIDVQQIEIELLKIQEHTVKDLWLNELSFPPSRATTPHNTPLTSNTGTTQHPTHKQHWHIHHT, encoded by the exons ATGCAAAAAATAGCAAT AATTATCTTACTTTTATTATGGCTGCCAATAGCAATGGCAAATCTAGACGTTACGAACTATACGGACACGCATACCATTATACTCTATAAAGGAATAAGGAAATTACAGACATCATCTATAAAATTAATTCACTTAATAGATGTtcaacaaatagaaattgaactGCTAAAAATCCAAGAGCATACTGTTAAAGATCTttggctaaatgagttaagcttccCGCCCTCACGCGCCACTACACCACATAACACACCACTCACAAGCAACACTGGCACCACACAACACCCCACTCACAAGCAACACTGGCACATACACCACACCTGA